Part of the Lotus japonicus ecotype B-129 chromosome 6, LjGifu_v1.2 genome, CCTTAATGGAGTGTCCAGTCAGCATCTCATGTACACTGTTTGTTtgtagagagatagagaagagatggagggggagagagagagagatagagggagGAAGGAGGTGCCATGTATGTTTGGTTGTTGGAGAGAGGAGGGAAGAGAGAGTTTAATTGGTGGGTTCCACGCCTTTATTTGGTCTCTCCAATTTGAAGAGAGGAAATAAACAGTAAAGGGGAGAACATGtgccagtttttttttttttcaattccgtcaagtttagtggcggttttaaaccgccactttaatttttttgcattttctttacatttttgtggcggtttagaACCGCCACTATATGCTTTTtgacttttttgtttttaaaaatgtttttttattcaaaagataatttttctctctttcttccacctcattattcttcatctctcttctttatctctaccataccaaacaacctctaaatccaCTCTATTtcttaggggtgtacaagacccggcccaacccgccaacccgtcccggcccaagcctttcgggccgggttcaacccggcccgatcattaaaagatgTCGGGTTAGGGTTGATCATTGAGTTATTTGgcttcgggtcgggtcgggtcgggttcgggttgacattCGGGccacccggcccgtcccacatatatattttataaaattttaatttgttataatggttaaaatatgatagatgattctcaagtttatcttaccatgtggaTGATATGAAATTTTTTAACATCTATCTTactaattaaataaacgttggttAAAAGATGAACACTTTCATGCTTTAACAAGAGAAAATTATGTAATgcacatgtgagacaagtgaagagagatcaaacaaaatgagtgacacgtgcatatagatcaaataaaatgtaaacctctcaagtgcaatagattatgacaTAGACTATGCAAGAATTGGATCATTTTAAGctctttcttctaaaaaatagttctcaCTTGTAAcccttttagtatgttattgtctttaaattttataattagtattaaatagtcttagatttattgtccctcgggtcaacccggtcccgtcctacatagacccgtcctaaattggacccgcatattGTCGGGTttcttcgggtctagggacgggttagggtctaagaattgacccgatcaatatttagggccgggttagggttaactaaaacccgtcccaacccgtcctCTGTACACCCCTACTATTTCTCATCTATTTCTCtttactcaacttctctcttctctactctctcttccctATCTCCATCTTCGCTACCAAACAAAGCAGTAGTGAAGTTTCACATTCTATAAAAGTGTGAAGTAAATATCAAAAGTGAATGGACAGCTTAACGACATATGGACCTCAAATCAATGTCTTGGActactaattaaattaaaaattgaattgATTCCATGAATGAAAACCTGAAATCAGTAGGGACCAGGGGGGTTAACACAGGGattaaaatcatgaatttgAGAAGTTTAAAAGCATAACAACTTTTTAGGTTGGATTTGTTGGTTTTCAGTGTATGCATAAAAGATTGTCTTGGTTATTGCAGAGTAGCACAGGACCACAACACCTTCCACTTCCACAATCCACCCCCTATTATTCCATTCCATGCCTTCTTCTCACGCCAAAAAGCCTTATAAGCCCCACTTCACACTCTGTCTAATAGCCTCTTCCTTTTACCCATCAAAACTCTGCTTTCTCTGTTCATGGATTTGCTTTTCTTGGAGTAATAATTGTTATCTTGTTCAGGAGAAAGATAATAATATTAACTGCAGTTTGTATCCAATGGAGGAAAGTAGAATTCTTCTAGAATTGAAGCTCATTGTGAACTTTCTATGCATAGAAGCAGTTTCCTTTCTCTCTGTTgtttcttcagatcctctgtTTTCATGCATTGTCACCTTTTACACCTTGATTCTCCTATATTTGCCTAGTTTCTTATGGAGAATTGCTTTCTCACCCGTGCTGGTTCTCACTGGAATTCTCTTGGTTCTCATACTCCGTCTTGGTGCAATTCAGAGatctgaagatgaagaaaaggaaaaaaaatccatCGCCAACAAAGAAAACAGGGGGAGCAGAGAAGAGAAACAGGGGAAGCCCGTTGAACAGATGGAAGACAATTCTCTGGACCATTTTCACCACCATTCGGAAGTAGAGTTCGAATCTGAAATGGGTTTTGAATCAAATTCGTTTTTTGATGAGTCTTTCGTTGAATGGGACGTGAAAGCGCCATTGAAGGTTATATacgaagatgaagaagaagaagaagcagaggaGGAGGGTCACAGTCAGCAACAAAGCGTGGGGATTCTGAGGAACTCTTCGTTGTCAC contains:
- the LOC130726977 gene encoding uncharacterized protein LOC130726977, whose amino-acid sequence is MPSSHAKKPYKPHFTLCLIASSFYPSKLCFLCSWICFSWSNNCYLVQEKDNNINCSLYPMEESRILLELKLIVNFLCIEAVSFLSVVSSDPLFSCIVTFYTLILLYLPSFLWRIAFSPVLVLTGILLVLILRLGAIQRSEDEEKEKKSIANKENRGSREEKQGKPVEQMEDNSLDHFHHHSEVEFESEMGFESNSFFDESFVEWDVKAPLKVIYEDEEEEEAEEEGHSQQQSVGILRNSSLSRYYPESDSDSSSEEDDLPAAMEKWDSPENMCFRWDEEDDKEGLIEIALDGCKMMRALEFHFEEENLIEIDISPTRRREVSGEEELFTGEISCN